The Deltaproteobacteria bacterium genome includes the window CGCATCAGTCTTATCTCGAACCGCACGCCTGCGTGGTCGACGCCAAAGCGGATGGCAGCGCGGATATCTGGTCATGCAGCAAGACGCCCTACGCGGTGCGCGGCCAGCTGTCGAACTGCATCGGCATCGCCAAAGAAAAATTTGTTTTCCATCCCATGCACATTGGCGGCGACTTTGGCGGCAAGGGCGGCTTCATGGACGTGGCGGTGGGTTACTTTCTCTCGAAGAAGGCCGGCCAGCCGGTAAAAATGGTCATGGACTACACCGAGGAATTGACTGCCGGCAATCCGCGACATGCGTCGATCATCAAGATCAAAACCGGCGTCAAGAAGAGCGGCAAGATCGTCGCGCACCACATGGAATTTCTTTTCGATAGCGGCGCCTATGCGTCGATGAAGCCGGCCGGTTATCTGATCGGCGCGTCGACCTGCGCCGGGCCGTACAAGATCGCCAATTGCTTGATCGAAGAGCGGATGGTCTACACCAACAAAATTCCTTGCGGCCACATGCGCGCGCCGGGCGATCCTCAAGGTTTTTTCGCCAACGAGAGCCAGCTCGACATGGTGGCGCGCAAGCTCGGCATGGACCCGGCGGAGTTCAAACGCAAAAATATGTTGCACGACGGCGACGAGACGCCGATCGGCGGCCATATCTCGCATATTCGCGGCGACGAAGCGTTGGACAAGGCGATCCAGCTCGCCGGCTATAACAAACCTAAAGCGAAAAACATCGGCCGCGGTTTGGCGTTTTCCGAATGGAGCCCGAGCGGCGGCGAGGGCAGCGTGTTCGTCACTATCGAAGAAGATGGCAAGGTGAAAATCATTTCACCCGTCGTCGATCAGGGCGCCGGCGTGTTGACGGTGATCGTCGCCGTGGTCGGCCAAGAGCTGCAAGTGCCGGCGGCGGACATTCAGTTGAAACAAGCCGACAGCACGATCGTGCCGAGCGACGGCGGCGTCGGCGGCAGCCGCGCCACGCGGGTTTACGGCAACGCGTCCTTCGAAGCGGGCACCAAGGCGCGCGAAGAGTTGTTCCTGTTCGCGGCCCAAGCGCTGGAGGTCGATCCCAAGGAATTGACCACCGACAAGGGCGAAATTTTTCACAAACAATCGAAACGCAAGATGAGCTTCGCTGAAGTGGTGAAGTTCAAAGGCGCGCCGATCTACGTGCGCGGTTATTACAAAAGCTCGGAGAAGTCGCACGACGCCTCGGTGTCGGCGCAGATCGCCGAAGTGCATGTCGATCCGGAGACCGGCCAGGTGACGTTGCGCAACATGGTTTCGGCGCACAGCACCGGAAAAATTATCAATCCCTTGATGCATCAAGGCCAGGTCGAAGGCGGTATCGTCTTCGGTCTCGGCTACGCGTTGACCGAAGAAGTGTTGTTCGATGACGGCGGCCGGATCACGACGAGCAACTTCGGCGAATTCAAAATCCCCAACATCACCGACATCCCGCCGTTAAAAACTCACGTCGCCGAAAGCGTGCCGGCCGGACCGGGGCCGTATAATTCTCTCGCCATCGGCGAAGTCGCCAACACGCCGACCGCCGCGGCGGTTGCCAACGCCGTCGCCGACGCCTGCGGCGTGCGCATCACCGATCTGCCGGTGACATCGGAAAAGGTTTATCGGGCGCTGAGAGCTAAACACTAAGTTTCGGGTTTCGCGTTAACTCGAAACTCAAAACCCGGAACTCGAAACTGCGATAGACGAGGGATTTTTTATGGCTGAGTCATTGCGTTACTACATAGCCCACAATGGCGGCTTGAAGGTCATGGAGAACCGTTCCGGCGCGATGCAAACCGTCGCCGAGCACTTTCCTGGCGTGACGCTGGAGCATTTGATCGGCTGCATTGAGAAACCGGAAATTGTTTTTGCTGCGGTCGCGTTCGACGGTGGCTACCGATCCGAAGATGCCGGCAAGAGTTGGACGAAGATCATGGACGGCGACGTACGCACGTTTACCGTGGACCCGCACGACGAGCACGTCGTTTACATGGGGATCGGACCGATCCGCTTGTTCCGCAGCGAAGACGGCGGCAAGAAATTTGAGCCGCTCGACGGCATGCTCGACTTTGGCAATGAAGTTACTCAGAAGTGGGGCGTGCCGGCGCAGCTAAAGGGCGTCGAGTTTCCCCATGTGCGCCATATCTTTGTTCATCCCGACGATCGGAATTTGCTCTGGGTTCTGCTCGAACACGGCGGCGTCCTGCTCAGCCGCGACCGTGGCAAGACCTGGTATGACCGCAGCGTCGGCATCGACTACGTCGACATGCATTACATCGAAAATTTTCCCGGCAGCAAAGAGCGTTACTTCGTCTCGTCAGCGCGCGGCTTTTTCCGCACCGATAATAGCGGCGAACACTGGCGGCGCGCCGAGACCGGCATGCCCTGGGCGTACACCGAGATGCAAAGCTACTCCCATGAGTGGCACTTCATGCCCGGCGGGCGCATGGTGCTGTGCGGCGGCAAAGGTTCGCCAGGCGTATGGCGTCGCGACCGCCACTCGCCGCTCGGCCATATTCTCTTGAGCGATGACTACGGCGAGCGCTGGCGCAACTCGACCAAGGGTTTGGAAAAAGAGAATGAATGGATGCCCTGGGTATTGCTGCAACATCCCACCGACAAGAACGCGCTGTTCTGCGGCATGGGCGACGGCTCGCGCGGCTACGGCTTCGACGCGCGCATCACGGGCAAGGGCGGTTTTTACACGAGCCGCGACCGTGGCGACTCGTGGGAGCCGGTGTTGAAGGACACGCCGTCGGTGCTGACCGCGTGGGTGGCGGCGAATTGAAGAAATCTTCACCACGGAGGGCACAGAGGGGAGAATTTGGTTTCGGATATTTAACCGCAAAGAACGCAAAGTACGCAAAGGGGAAAAGTCATTTCTGAACTTGGCGCCTTTGCGCCTTGGCGGGATGAATTCCGCGTTCGTCTGGTGTAGGGGCGACCGGCCGGTCGCCCTCTTATTCATCGCAATGAAAATTCTAATCCGCACGCTCGTGCTATTTTTCTTCGCGACGCTGACTTCCGCCGGAGCCCAGCAAAAAGTTCGGCTCAACTGGGGCGCGATCAGCGGCGTCATGAGCCCGATCTGGGTGGCGCGGGAAGAAGGGCTGTTCAAGAAACATGGCCTCGATCTCGAACTGATTCACATCGCTTCCACTTCCAAAGCCATTCAGTCGATGCTTGCGGGCGAAATTCAATTCACCACCGCGGATGCGTTGAATTCGATTCAAGCCGTCGCCGCGGGCGCCGATGTCGTGATGGTTTGCGAGGGCGTCAATCGCTTCGTCTTCTCGATCATGGCGCGGCCGGAGATCAAGCGCGCAGTGGATTTGCGAGGCAAGAAGATTGGCATCACGCGCATCGGCTCGTCGACCCACACGGCGGTGCTTCATGTCGTCAACAAAGCGGGTCTGGGGCCCAACGATTATACTTTGCTCCAACTTGGCGAGGTGCCGAACATCTTGACGACGCTGCTTGCCGGCCAGATCGACGCCGGCGCGCTGTCGCCGCCGACCAACAGCCGGGCGAAAAAATCTGGGCTGCATGAACTGGTCAACCTCGGTGTCGATGGGCCGGAGTATCCTTCGACGGTGATCGCCAGCACGCGCGCATACGTCAAAGCGAATCCGGATAATACCCGGCGCATGGTGCGCGCGTTGGGGGAAGGCTTGCACATCTTCAAGACCAACCGGCAGATTGGCATGAAATCGATCCAAAAATATGCGCGCTTGAAAGAGGCGGACATCGTCGAGGACACGTACAATCAATTTCGCGATGCTTTCGATTCTTTGCCGTACGTGAGCCGAAGCGGGATCGCTTCGTTGATCGCGGGCTTGGGCGAGAAAGACACCAAGATTCGCCAGCTCAAGTTCGAAGATGTGGCGGACATGCGCTTTGTCACGGAAGTGGAAAAAGAGGGCTTCTTTAAGAAGCTCAAATAACAATCGACGTTGGAGGTCGGTAATGAAACTCAAACTAGTATTTTTGGCCGTCGCGATTTTGTCGCTGAGTCGGTTGGATGATTTAGGAGCGCAGATGAAAGAGTTAAAAAAAATTCGCGTCAATGTTTTTCGTGTCGACGCGGCCACCGTGGCGGCCAAGGTGCGGGGATTTTTTGCCGCCGAAGGCTTGGAAGTCGAGACCACCGAGACGCCGAACTCCACGGATCAAATGCGCGGCCTGAGCCAAGGCAAATACGACTTGGTCTCGACGGCGTTCGATAACGTGCTGGCGTGGTCGGGGCGTGAAGGGACGGAGATGGTCGCTGTCGCGCAGATTTCCGATAAGACCGTGCTGCCGATTTTCGTTCGGCCGGAAATCAAAAGTTGGAGCGATCTCAAAGGCAAGAAGCTAGCCGCGGATGCCGTCGATACGGCGTTCGCATTAGTTTTGCGGCGCGTGTTGCTGGCGAATGGTTTGGATATGACCAAGGGCGATTACGAACTCGTCGCACTCGGCGCCACCGGCGCGCGGTTGGATTCGATGATCAAAGGCGAGACCTTCGCCGGTGTTTTGAATCCGCCTTTCGATATCAAAGCGCTCGATGCCGGCATGCGCAAGATCGGCGACTCCAAAGAAGTGCTGCCCGATTATCCCAACACGATCTTCGCCGTGAGCCGCGAATGGAGCCAAAAGAATCGCGACACCGTTCTCAGTTTTCTTCGTGCATGGCTAAAAGCGGGAGCGTGGGCGAAGGACCCGGCCAATCGTGAAGCGGCAGTCAAAATGGTCGGCGCCGAGTTGAAACTCAATCCCAAGCAAGCCGAAGCGAGCGTCGACGAGCTATCGACGACCGGCAATCTAAATCTGCCGGGCCTGCAAATCGTTCTCGATCTGCGCAATCAATTCGGCTTCAAACTGCCCAAAGGCGACAAGCTGCCGGTGTATTTCGACGCAGCGTTTATCGATGGGGCGAAGGGGAAGTAGGTGATTAGTTGTTAGTTGTCAGACTGATCGGATTGACAATCTGGGAACTGAGCACTGGCAACTGATCAGGCGTAGGGTGCGCTTGCGCACCGTCCTAGGCGCGGTGGCACCTGTAGGTTGCGAAATCGTGATTATTCGATGAATTGGCAACGAAACTTTTGCATCACCGCCATGTTGGCTGGCGCAGTTACACTTGTCGTCATCGATGGCGTTGCCGGATTCATGAGCTTAGTCCTTGTCTATCCAACGATACTTGTAAGTGTTCATTTTGCCGATCGGATCGCTTTCAAATATTCGAGTATCTCTCGGCAGCTTCAAATATGTTTGCTCGCTAGCGTCATTGCAGCCGAGGCAATCATATTTATCGTGTGGTTCCTTAAAGGCGCGGACACAGTTTGGTGGGGTTGGCGCTTACTAATTTGTTACGCTGGTGCTGTGATGGTGATTGCGGAGCGACTCTGGCGGTACTCTGTGTCACCTAATAGGTAGTAACTTGAAGTCCCCTTGTCCACTCACCAATGGTCTCGGATTGGTGCGCAAGCGCACCCTACTAATAACCGAATCCGTATAGCCGCGCACAGTTGTCCCACAAATATTTGCGTTTGCTCTGATCGCTGAACGGCATTTTTAAAAAACTATCCACCGCGTGGGGGAATTTTACGTCCAAATGCGGGTAGTCGGTGGAGAAAACGATGTTGTCTTCGAGGCCGAACTCGGGGATGAATTTGGCGATGTGCTCGTCGCATTCCACCGCGCCCCAGCACTGGCGTTGAAAATATTCCAGCGGTTCGAGTTTCATTTCCGGATGTTCGGCGGCGCCGGTGAGTTCGGCGTATTCGCCCATTCTCCAAAGCAGCCACGGCAGCCAGGCGCAGTTGTCCCACGTGAATTTCCGCTTGCTCTGGTCGCGCAATCGACAGTCAAATCTAATCTCCCAACTGCCGGATTTCGGATTGAGTCTCCCGCTTATTGGTCCTGAAAAAAAATGCAATCGCGATCAGTCCCACATAGATAAGCGCGATGAGAAAGAATAAGTCCTGATACGCGCGCGCGAGCGCTTGGGTGATGAGCGTGTGGGCGAGCAGGGACTCGGCGCGCTCTTCCACGGCGAGACCGAATTGTCCGGCCTGAACCAAAAGCCCGCGGATGTGCGCGAGCGCCTCGAAGCGCTCGCTAGTGACAAACGCCGCGCCTTGCAGAGGCGGGATGGAGTAAAGATTCATATAAGCGTAGCGCTCGAGGAGAAAACTGAAAACTCCGACGCCGAACGCTTCTCCCAGTCCTCGGCTCATGCCGATGATGCCGCTGCCCATGCGCGCTCGGCCCTCCGGCAACGCGCCCAGGGCTAGCGTGTTGAGCGGCGCGTTCAAGCTCGACTCGCCGAAGCTCTTCAAGCACAGGAAAACGAAGATCATCGTCACCGTGGTCCATAACGTCATCGTCGACAGGCCGTAGACCGCGATGAAGAGAATGACGAAACCGGATACGATCGGTACGCGCGGACCCAGCCGGTCGCTCAAGCTCCCCGCTAGGGGCGACCACAGGCCGGTGATCACCGCGCCGGGCAGAAGAAAGATCCCGGCTTGGGTGGGGCTATAGTTGAGCGCCTTCTGAAGAAATAGCGAAACTAAAAAACTGGCGCCGCGGAACGCGAAGACGCGCAGAAAAATCAAAATATTCGCTATGCTGAAATTGGTATTGCGAAAATAACCCAGCTCCAAGAACGGCTGCTTCGCTCTAGTTTCAGCCAGCAGAAAGAGCACGGTCAGGATCGCGGCCGCGATGAACAGGCCGACGATGAATCGGCTGCCCCAGCCTTCTTCCTGGCCCAGGCTGAGAGCGAGCAGCA containing:
- a CDS encoding xanthine dehydrogenase family protein molybdopterin-binding subunit, which translates into the protein MTLVVGVATPRVEAVAKVTGTAQYSADLNLPDTLWGRCLRSPIAYGRIKRIDTSKAWQISGVKAVITGLDVPGLRIGRCIYDTPVMADGVVRFIGEKVAAVAAESKAAAEAALELIEVDYEELEPLLDPVVATKDGSTVLHPDLLSYKGLPVPVEKAGNVFAYLKWGKGDIDEGFKQADIVVENNFTTQVTHQSYLEPHACVVDAKADGSADIWSCSKTPYAVRGQLSNCIGIAKEKFVFHPMHIGGDFGGKGGFMDVAVGYFLSKKAGQPVKMVMDYTEELTAGNPRHASIIKIKTGVKKSGKIVAHHMEFLFDSGAYASMKPAGYLIGASTCAGPYKIANCLIEERMVYTNKIPCGHMRAPGDPQGFFANESQLDMVARKLGMDPAEFKRKNMLHDGDETPIGGHISHIRGDEALDKAIQLAGYNKPKAKNIGRGLAFSEWSPSGGEGSVFVTIEEDGKVKIISPVVDQGAGVLTVIVAVVGQELQVPAADIQLKQADSTIVPSDGGVGGSRATRVYGNASFEAGTKAREELFLFAAQALEVDPKELTTDKGEIFHKQSKRKMSFAEVVKFKGAPIYVRGYYKSSEKSHDASVSAQIAEVHVDPETGQVTLRNMVSAHSTGKIINPLMHQGQVEGGIVFGLGYALTEEVLFDDGGRITTSNFGEFKIPNITDIPPLKTHVAESVPAGPGPYNSLAIGEVANTPTAAAVANAVADACGVRITDLPVTSEKVYRALRAKH
- a CDS encoding ABC transporter substrate-binding protein, which produces MNSAFVWCRGDRPVALLFIAMKILIRTLVLFFFATLTSAGAQQKVRLNWGAISGVMSPIWVAREEGLFKKHGLDLELIHIASTSKAIQSMLAGEIQFTTADALNSIQAVAAGADVVMVCEGVNRFVFSIMARPEIKRAVDLRGKKIGITRIGSSTHTAVLHVVNKAGLGPNDYTLLQLGEVPNILTTLLAGQIDAGALSPPTNSRAKKSGLHELVNLGVDGPEYPSTVIASTRAYVKANPDNTRRMVRALGEGLHIFKTNRQIGMKSIQKYARLKEADIVEDTYNQFRDAFDSLPYVSRSGIASLIAGLGEKDTKIRQLKFEDVADMRFVTEVEKEGFFKKLK
- a CDS encoding ABC transporter substrate-binding protein; this translates as MWRTCALSRKWKKRASLRSSNNNRRWRSVMKLKLVFLAVAILSLSRLDDLGAQMKELKKIRVNVFRVDAATVAAKVRGFFAAEGLEVETTETPNSTDQMRGLSQGKYDLVSTAFDNVLAWSGREGTEMVAVAQISDKTVLPIFVRPEIKSWSDLKGKKLAADAVDTAFALVLRRVLLANGLDMTKGDYELVALGATGARLDSMIKGETFAGVLNPPFDIKALDAGMRKIGDSKEVLPDYPNTIFAVSREWSQKNRDTVLSFLRAWLKAGAWAKDPANREAAVKMVGAELKLNPKQAEASVDELSTTGNLNLPGLQIVLDLRNQFGFKLPKGDKLPVYFDAAFIDGAKGK
- a CDS encoding DHA2 family efflux MFS transporter permease subunit: MNPALSHLQSFDGFRKWSIAITLFLGTLSVGLSVTAVNIAIPTMMSSFGTSLNRIQWVLTGFMITRTVLIPCVGWLGDRLGDRNVFIVSTAIFTAGSLLCSLSWNTESLIFFRIIQGIGAGPLLGVAMAIMFEAFPRNERGLAMGLFMTGWSLGPFLGPILGGYLVEHVHWRAIFYINLPTGLLSIVAGYYILPRTQSHAAAAAPLDAFGLVTMIGATIALLLALSLGQEEGWGSRFIVGLFIAAAILTVLFLLAETRAKQPFLELGYFRNTNFSIANILIFLRVFAFRGASFLVSLFLQKALNYSPTQAGIFLLPGAVITGLWSPLAGSLSDRLGPRVPIVSGFVILFIAVYGLSTMTLWTTVTMIFVFLCLKSFGESSLNAPLNTLALGALPEGRARMGSGIIGMSRGLGEAFGVGVFSFLLERYAYMNLYSIPPLQGAAFVTSERFEALAHIRGLLVQAGQFGLAVEERAESLLAHTLITQALARAYQDLFFLIALIYVGLIAIAFFFRTNKRETQSEIRQLGD